The following proteins come from a genomic window of candidate division KSB1 bacterium:
- a CDS encoding sigma-54-dependent Fis family transcriptional regulator translates to MREGIVRVVEKMGHKTVETSDAEQAEKQLSKTKFDLLISDYKLPGMTGLDLLEKVKQSCPETETLLITAYGSIELAVEAMKKGAADFITKPFSPEELTLKVNLVLERVQQKAELQRVSEENHYLRDQLDGQFNFGEIIGNSPVMQTVFRTIEKVAKGDSSIIVYGESGTGKELVAHAIHKTSPRKDRAFIRVNCGALAEGVLESELFGHEKGAFTGAIKRKKGRFELAQGGSIFLDEVGDIPLGTQVKLLRVLQEKEFERVGGEETLSVDTRIIAATNKNLQEEINKGNFREDLYYRLHVIPIHLPPLRERKDDIHALTEHFIKKISKEVNMPHLKIEAGVLDKLRTYNWPGNVREFENVLERAAVLCDDAYILASDLPLFSEGAQTLTYSQPDGLNLNRTLETTEKQLLEKAMDKAHGVKTEAAKLLDIKTSALYYKLEKYGLL, encoded by the coding sequence ATGCGCGAGGGCATCGTGCGCGTCGTGGAAAAAATGGGACACAAAACCGTTGAGACTTCAGATGCTGAACAGGCAGAAAAGCAATTATCCAAAACGAAATTTGATCTGTTGATTTCCGATTATAAGCTTCCCGGCATGACCGGGCTCGATCTGCTTGAAAAAGTCAAACAAAGCTGCCCGGAAACGGAAACGCTGCTCATTACTGCCTACGGCAGCATCGAGCTGGCCGTTGAAGCAATGAAGAAAGGCGCCGCCGATTTTATCACCAAGCCCTTCTCTCCGGAAGAGCTTACTTTAAAAGTGAACCTGGTTCTGGAACGAGTGCAACAAAAAGCCGAGCTGCAGCGTGTCTCGGAAGAGAACCACTATTTGCGCGACCAATTGGACGGGCAATTTAATTTTGGAGAGATTATCGGCAACTCACCGGTGATGCAGACCGTTTTCAGAACGATTGAAAAGGTCGCTAAAGGAGATTCGTCGATTATTGTTTATGGAGAAAGCGGCACCGGCAAAGAATTAGTGGCTCATGCGATCCATAAAACCAGCCCCCGAAAAGATCGTGCGTTTATTCGTGTCAATTGCGGGGCACTTGCGGAAGGCGTCCTGGAATCAGAGCTGTTTGGTCACGAAAAAGGCGCATTTACCGGGGCTATTAAAAGAAAAAAAGGCCGGTTTGAGCTGGCGCAGGGTGGCAGCATCTTTTTGGATGAAGTCGGCGATATTCCGCTAGGGACTCAAGTGAAACTCCTGCGAGTCCTGCAGGAAAAAGAGTTTGAGCGGGTTGGAGGAGAAGAGACCCTCTCAGTTGATACACGGATCATTGCGGCTACCAACAAAAACCTCCAGGAAGAGATCAACAAAGGAAATTTCAGGGAAGATTTGTACTACCGGCTGCACGTCATTCCAATTCATTTGCCGCCTCTTCGTGAACGTAAAGATGACATTCACGCTTTGACCGAACATTTCATAAAAAAAATCAGTAAAGAGGTGAATATGCCACACCTAAAAATCGAAGCCGGAGTTCTTGATAAATTGCGAACATATAATTGGCCGGGCAATGTGCGCGAGTTCGAGAACGTTTTGGAAAGAGCCGCTGTACTCTGTGATGATGCCTATATTCTGGCATCCGATCTACCTTTGTTTTCGGAAGGCGCCCAAACATTGACTTATTCGCAACCGGATGGCTTAAACTTGAATCGCACCCTGGAAACAACCGAAAAGCAGCTTCTGGAAAAAGCCATGGACAAAGCTCACGGCGTAAAAACCGAGGCGGCGAAACTTTTAGATATCAAGACCAGCGCCCTTTACTACAAACTTGAGAAATACGGTCTGCTTTGA